One window of the Deltaproteobacteria bacterium genome contains the following:
- a CDS encoding VOC family protein, whose product MPPTLDHVVLWTDDPLRAVDFYEHVVGLTPVRVEEFRAGRAPFPSVRVSAKTILDLMARSAAPAVDGMAGAAGSAGHPVNHVCLAMSRSDYAVLRTRLEARGVPIGTVMQQTFGARGLAPEAFYFRDLDGNVLEARYYQE is encoded by the coding sequence ATGCCGCCGACCCTCGACCACGTCGTCCTCTGGACCGACGATCCGTTGCGCGCCGTGGACTTCTACGAGCACGTCGTCGGCCTCACGCCCGTCCGGGTGGAGGAGTTCCGCGCCGGACGCGCGCCGTTTCCGAGCGTTCGCGTGTCAGCGAAAACGATCCTCGACCTGATGGCGCGGAGCGCGGCGCCGGCCGTGGACGGCATGGCCGGCGCCGCCGGCAGCGCCGGCCATCCGGTGAACCATGTCTGCCTCGCCATGTCGCGGAGCGACTACGCGGTCCTTCGTACCCGCCTCGAGGCCCGCGGGGTCCCGATCGGCACGGTCATGCAGCAGACCTTCGGCGCGCGCGGCCTCGCTCCCGAGGCCTTCTACTTCCGCGACCTCGACGGCAACGTTCTCGAGGCGCGCTACTACCAGGAGTGA